The Rhodopseudomonas julia DNA segment CGCCCGGCCAGCCGAAAATGCTCTCGATGATCAAGGTGCCGCCGAGCATCTCGCCGATATGCATGCCGATCGCCGTGATGATCGGCAGCCAGGCGTTGCGCAGGATGTGGGAGCGCTCCACCTTGCGCTCGGAAAGCCCGCGCAGCCTTGCGTAGCGCACATGCCGCTGGCCCGCGACTTCCAGCATGCTTGCACGCAGCAATCGCGCATTGATCGCCAGCGACATGAAGGAAATGGCGACGGCCGGCATGATGAGATGCGAGATGCCGCCGCGGCCCATGGACGGCAGCCAGCCGAGATTGACCGAAAACAAGAGCACCAGCAGGAAGCCGAGCCAGAAATTCGGCATCGAAACGCCGACGAAGGCGAGAAGCCTGACGGCCTGGTCCGGCCAGCGTTCGCGATAGCGCGCCGCCCAGACACCGAGGGGGATCGACACGATGAGGGTCAGCGCCAACGCCACTCCGGCAAGCTCAAGCGTCGCTGGCAGGTAGTGCAGAAGGTCCGGCAGAACCGGCCGCTGCGTCGCGAAGGAGACGCCGAAATCGAGGTGCAGGGCGTTGTTCAGCCAGTCGAAATACTGAACGAAGATCGGCTGATCGAGGCCCAGCATCTGGCGCGCGTCCTCGAGCGCCTGCGGCGTCGGCGGCACTTTCGAAAGCCGCAGATAATCCATCGCCGGATCGCTCGGCCCGAGCCTCAAGAGCAGGAAGATGACGAGCGAGGCGCCGAACAGCATCGGGACGAGCAGCAGAACCCGCTTCAGGATGAAGCCTGCCATGGAGATCAATTCTCCTGCGGCTTGAGACGATCGAAGGGGATCTCGCTCGACAAGGCGCCGAAAGGCACGTCGCCGACTTCCGGCTTCGCCACGGCAATCGCCGTGACATAGGTCAAGGGCAGATAGACGGCCTCTTCGTGCAGACGGGTGAAGATGTCGCGATAAAGTTCCTGGCGGGCTTTCTCATCCGTCGAGACGAGCACTTCGCCGATTTCGGCGTCGATCTTCGCCTTATCGGCGAGGCCTTGCTGCGCCTCGTAATCGGCATGCGAGGGGATGCGCATGGAGCTCACGAACGCATGCGGATCGTAGGGCGCGCCCCAGGTCATGTTGAAGATCATCCCGAAGCGGCCGTCGCGCTGGCGCGCAAAGATGCTGCTTTCTTCCTCGCCCGTCAGCTTGACGTCGATGCCGACCTTGCGAAGATCGCCCTGGATGATTTCCGCCATGGATTTCGCCACGGCATCCGTTCCCGGGAAGCAAAGCTCGATCGTCAATGGCTGACCGCCTTTGGTGCGGATCGCCCTGTCGCTTTCTGCGTGCCAGCCATCCTCGTCGAGCAGCCTTTTCGCCTCTTCCGGATCGTAGAGGTACGGCTTCAGGCCGATATCGGCGTAGGGCACATTGGGGGCGAAGAGCGTGTCGGCGCGGAGCTGCGTATCGTACAGCACCGTGGAGATCATCTTGTCCTTGTCGACGGCATGATTGATGGCCTTGCGTACGGCGAGGTCACGCGTCGCGCCGCGATTGGTGTTGATCGCCAGCATCTTGGTTTCGTACGGCGCGGAGAGCTCGGTCGTGTAGACGCCCATCTGCCGAAAACGCTCGAACGTATCCGGCGTGATCGGTCCATCGACGCCGTAGATCAGATCGATCTCGCCGGTCTCGAAGGCGATCGCCCGCGTGTTCGGATCGGAGATCACCTTCACGACAATCTTCTCGTAAGCCGGTTTTTCACCCCAATAGCTGTCGTTTCGAACGAACACGTCCCGCTCGCCGAGGCGGGTTTCCTGCAGCTTCCACGGTCCTGTTCCCACGGGGGCGACAATGCCGTCCTTCGTACCGCCGTCCTTGAACATGGAGGGCGCCATGAAACGGAACGGACGCGGCAGCGCGAGTTCCTGGAGCAGCGGGTAATAGCTATCCTTCAAGGTCAGTTTGAGCGTGTCGCTGTCGACGGCCTCGACGGAGACGATCTGGTTGGCGAGTTCGAGCCAGGCATGGCGCGATCGATTGGCCAGAATGGCGTCGAAATTGGCCTTGGCCGCGGCCGCATCGAACACCTCCCCGTTGGAGAAGGTCACGCCCTTGCGCAGCTTGAAGGTATAGGTCTTGCCGTCTTCCGATGCCTGCCAGGTTTGCGCCAGGCAAGGCTCCAGCGTGCCGTCGGCGCGGTAGCGCACCAAAGGCTCGTAGACCATGTTCTGCGCGAACATCTGATTCGGGGAATAAAGATGCGGGTTGAGCCACCCGACATTCACGGGCCATGAAAAGTTGAGAGTCGCACCGGCCCAAGCCGAGGTACTCGGCACGAGGGAAAGGGCTGCGCCCACACAGAACGCGATCACGCGGAGAGTTTTAAACATCGGCCTTGAGGGGAGAAGGACGGAGTATGAACTATTCCAGTACCCTCATACTTCCCCTACGTGTCAACCCCGCCGGCGGGACCCAGCCCTGCATGTTCGCCGGAAAAAGGCATGGCGTTTCGTCGGGTCAAACCGCCGCCCCGCCGCCCCGCCGCTTTCCTCATGCCGACGTCTCGGACCTCAGCCTTCACACGGACGGAATGTCGCTATCGGCGCACCGGCGCCTCAGTGATCGTGATCATCATGCGATCCGCCGGAATGCGGGGAACCGTCCCCGCCGCTTGCCAGAGCTCCCGTCAGGGGTCCGCTCAGCCGGCCGATCAGCGGTATGATGTGGAGTTTGCCATAGCGCACGCCCCGCTGGCTGCTGACGCTGTCGGCAAATTTGCGCAGATCGCCCGCGGTGCCGGCGAGGAGCGACACCTCAAGGCAGTTCTGTGCATTGATGTGCACATGCGTCGTGGCGATCGACAGCGCATGATGGGCGTGATGATTGTCCGTGAGCCGGTTCGGCAGGTCGCGGATCTCGTGATCGTACACATAGGTGAGAGAGCCGTAACAGAGCTGGTCGTTGCCGAGCGGCTCTCCTGATTCGATCGCCTCGCGCGCCAGAACCTCGCGGGCCATGTCGCGCAACGCCTCGGAGCGGCTCTGATAGCCGCGCTCTTCGCTCAAAGCATCGATCTCCCTGAGGAGGTCTTCTTCGAGAGTGATGGTGATCCGTTCCATACCGCCTGCCATTGGCGCCTTTTGTCCGGCACTATGCCCCAGGAATAGACGCCACCGCATCTGAAAACGACCCCGCAACGGATCACCGTCAACCGTTGGGAAGCGATGGCGGACGAAAGCCGCGCCGAAGCGACCGGATCGGCCGTCCCAACAGACGGTCGGACCGCCTCGCCAGATAATATGATTTAAAAACGCATATTTTATTTGCTTGCCCGGGTTTCGGTGATATGGGGTGCCAGTCGCGATCCCGCGCGCATCGCCAGCGACCGTTTCGACGGATGCGGGGCGCGAACCATGCGCCGGCCGTCTCTCCGACACGCAGACAGGGGCGGCCGGCGCACTCTCCCCAGCTGGTTTGCCTGCCGGCTGCACCTTCGTTGCAAGAGGATAGGTTCCCATGAGCAATCTGAGAGCCAGAGCCGTCGTCTCGGTCGCCGACCCCGAGCCGATCATTGCAGCCGTCTGCACCTATCTCGCCGAATATGACACAGACGTCCGCCGTGACGGCAGCTTCCATCGGATTTTCTACGATTTCGGGAACGGTTCCCTGCGCGCTTTGCGTGAAGCCATCGAGCTCGAAGCAGAAGCTCGGGACATCTCGGGTCTCTTTTACATGCGCATGGCGCTTGCCGCCCATCTCAAGGAATTCGCCGGCGCGCCGTCGCCCGAAATCGTCTGGGCGGGGGATGGCGACGATATCGAAACGCCGCCGAACTTCCGCCCCGTCAGCGTCCGCAAGATGCACGACATCACCCAGCACATGCGCCGGATCACCTTTGCGGGTGAGGATCTCGAGCGCTTCGCCGATGACGACAATCTGCATCTCGGCCTGATCATCCCACCCGAGGGCGGCAAACTGATCTGGCCGAAAGTCGGGCGAGACGGCCTCCTGCAATGGGACCCGGAAACACCCACACCCGCAATGCGGCGCTACACGGTGCGGCGCTGCAACCCGGCCACAGGCGAAATCGACATCGACTTCGTTCTCCATGACGACGCTGGTCCCG contains these protein-coding regions:
- the nikB gene encoding nickel ABC transporter permease subunit NikB, with protein sequence MAGFILKRVLLLVPMLFGASLVIFLLLRLGPSDPAMDYLRLSKVPPTPQALEDARQMLGLDQPIFVQYFDWLNNALHLDFGVSFATQRPVLPDLLHYLPATLELAGVALALTLIVSIPLGVWAARYRERWPDQAVRLLAFVGVSMPNFWLGFLLVLLFSVNLGWLPSMGRGGISHLIMPAVAISFMSLAINARLLRASMLEVAGQRHVRYARLRGLSERKVERSHILRNAWLPIITAIGMHIGEMLGGTLIIESIFGWPGVGRYAVSAVLNRDYPVIQCFTLMMVVIFVVCNLIVDIVYAVADPRIRLSSEGVK
- the nikA gene encoding nickel ABC transporter substrate-binding protein encodes the protein MFKTLRVIAFCVGAALSLVPSTSAWAGATLNFSWPVNVGWLNPHLYSPNQMFAQNMVYEPLVRYRADGTLEPCLAQTWQASEDGKTYTFKLRKGVTFSNGEVFDAAAAKANFDAILANRSRHAWLELANQIVSVEAVDSDTLKLTLKDSYYPLLQELALPRPFRFMAPSMFKDGGTKDGIVAPVGTGPWKLQETRLGERDVFVRNDSYWGEKPAYEKIVVKVISDPNTRAIAFETGEIDLIYGVDGPITPDTFERFRQMGVYTTELSAPYETKMLAINTNRGATRDLAVRKAINHAVDKDKMISTVLYDTQLRADTLFAPNVPYADIGLKPYLYDPEEAKRLLDEDGWHAESDRAIRTKGGQPLTIELCFPGTDAVAKSMAEIIQGDLRKVGIDVKLTGEEESSIFARQRDGRFGMIFNMTWGAPYDPHAFVSSMRIPSHADYEAQQGLADKAKIDAEIGEVLVSTDEKARQELYRDIFTRLHEEAVYLPLTYVTAIAVAKPEVGDVPFGALSSEIPFDRLKPQEN
- the nikR gene encoding nickel-responsive transcriptional regulator NikR, with translation MERITITLEEDLLREIDALSEERGYQSRSEALRDMAREVLAREAIESGEPLGNDQLCYGSLTYVYDHEIRDLPNRLTDNHHAHHALSIATTHVHINAQNCLEVSLLAGTAGDLRKFADSVSSQRGVRYGKLHIIPLIGRLSGPLTGALASGGDGSPHSGGSHDDHDH
- a CDS encoding siderophore-interacting protein, whose amino-acid sequence is MSNLRARAVVSVADPEPIIAAVCTYLAEYDTDVRRDGSFHRIFYDFGNGSLRALREAIELEAEARDISGLFYMRMALAAHLKEFAGAPSPEIVWAGDGDDIETPPNFRPVSVRKMHDITQHMRRITFAGEDLERFADDDNLHLGLIIPPEGGKLIWPKVGRDGLLQWDPETPTPAMRRYTVRRCNPATGEIDIDFVLHDDAGPGTAFAVHAQPGVMAGLAGPSGGSIVRGRDWYLLAGDETALPAISRFLEILPADTPGRVLIEVAGAEDEQPMGGGAIEVEWIHRGADRPGLRLSEAVRAVEFPPDAASPYVWAACEFNAFKAIRNHLRTERGLKKQDHLVVAYWRQGEPEDTAPGND